The genome window GGCTCACCGATCGACTGGGCGGCGATGATCCCCGCCGCGAGCCCTTCTTCGACCATCGCACCGGTCGACAGGTCCATCCCGTAGCAGAGCCGGCAGATGCCGAGCTCGGCCTCGCAGGTCATCGGGCTGCGGACCTGGATCCGCTCGATCCCCATCGCCTCGATCTTCCGGGCGATGTCCCAGGTGATCAGCTCCCCTTCGCGGACGATCACTTCGTCCGTGATCGGGTTGACGATGTTGGTCCGGCTGACGCGGCCGCGGATGGCCTGGGCCAGGCTGACTTCGACCTTTTCACCGCGATACAGCACCCCGCGGGTCACACCCTTGGTCGTGCCGCAATCGTGCGTCGTGACGACCATGTTCTGGCAGATGTCCGCCAGCTTACGGGTCAGGTAACCCGAGTCCGCCGTCTTGAGGGCGGTATCGGCGAGACCCTTACGGGCACCGTGCGTCGAGCTGAAGTACTCGAGAACGGTCAGACCTTCCTTGAAGTTCGACTTGATCGGCGTCTCGATGATCTCGCCGCTCGGCTTGGCCATCAGTCCTCGCATGCCGGCGAGCTGACGGATCTGTTCCATACCACCGCGGGCACCCGACTCCGCCATCAGGTAGATCGGGTTGACGTAAGCGCCCCCTTCGCGAAGGTCCCCTTCCAGGGCGGTCTTCATCGAGTTCGTGATCGACTCACGAGCGTGGGTCCAGATTTCGATGACCGCGTTGTAGCGTTCTTCCCCGGTGATAATCCCGCGGTCGAACTGCTTCTGCTTCTTGAGCACTTCCCCTTCGGCGGCCAGGATCAGCTTCGCCTTGTCCGGGGCGGTCACGAGGTCGCTGACGCCGAACGAGAGCCCCGACCGGGTCGACTCTTCGAAGCCGAGCCGCTTCATCCGGTCGAGAAGTTCGATCGTCGCCCGCCGTCCGAGCTCCAGGTAGGTGTCGGAGATGACGTTCTGGAGGTCCTTGCTCTTCAGCGTGATGTTGTAGTACGACATCGAGGGCTTCAGGATGTCGTTGAACAGCACGCGGCCGACGGTCGTCGTGACGACGGTGCCGGGCTTGTAGGTCTGAGCCCCTTCGCCCTTGACCCGCTTGTCCTTCGGCAGACGCAGCTTGATGACCGCATGCCGCGACACCCGGCCGAGCTGGTAAGCCATGATGGCTTCCTTGGGCGACCCGAAGGTCATCCCTTCGCCCGGCTGGCCCTCGCGCTTGACGGTGCAGTAGTAGCAACCCATCACGATGTCCTGCGACGGCGAAATGATCGGGCTGCCGTTCGCCGGGCTGAAGACGTTGTTCGTCGACATCATCAGCGTGGTCGCTTCGACCTGCGCCTCGATCGACAGCGGCAGGTGAACTGCCATCTGGTCGCCGTCGAAGTCGGCGTTGAAGCCGCGGCAGACGAGCGGGTGCAGCTTGATCGCGTTCCCTTCGACCAGGATCGGCTCGAAGGCCTGGATCCCGATCCGGTGCAGCGTCGGGGCCCGGTTCAGGAGCACCGGATGGTTCTTGATGACTTCGTCCAGAATGTCCCAGACCTCGTCGTCCTTCCGCTCGAGCATCCGCTTGGCGGACTTGATCGTGTCGGCGTGGCCGAGCTCCTTGAGCCGGCGGATCACGAACGGCTGGAACAGTTCGAGGGCGATCTTCTTCGGCAGACCGCACTGGTGCAGGAACAGCTCGGGACCGACGACGATGACCGACCGGGCAGAGTAGTCGACACGCTTACCGAGGAGGTTTTCGCGGAACCGCCCCTGCTTCCCCTTGATCATGTCGGTCAGCGACTTGAGGGGCCGGTTCGACGAACCGAGCACCGGCCGCTTGCAGCGGTTGTTGTCGAACAGGGCGTCGACCGACTGCTGCAGCATCCGCTTTTCGTTGCGGACGATGACCTCGGGAGCGTTGAGGTCGACCAGCTTCTTGAGCCGGTTGTTCCGGTTGATGATCCGGCGGTAAAGGTCGTTCAGGTCGCTCGTGGCGAAGTTGCCCGACTCGAGCAGAACGAGCGGCCGCAGGTCCGGCGGAATGACCGGAACGCAGTTGAGCACCATCCACTCGGGACGGTTCTCGCTGTCGCGGATCGCCTCGATGATCTTGAGCCGCTTGATCAGGTCCTTCTGCTTCTGGACGCTGCCGGTCGCCTTCAGCTCGGCCCGGAGCTTCTTCGACTCGTCGTTGAGCTGAATCGTCGTCAGGAGCTTGAAGACCGCCTCGGCACCCATTTCGGCCGTGAACGCGGTCTCGCCGTACTTCTCCTTCGCCTGACGGTATTCCTCTTCCGTCAGCATCTGCGTCTTGCGGAGCGGGGTGTCCCCCGGGTCCGTGACGACGTAGTCCTGGAAGTAGATCACCTTCTCGAGGCTGGTCGTCTTCATGTTGAGCAGCGCGCCGAGACGGCTGGGCATGCTCTTGAAGAACCAGATGTGAACGACCGGAGCCGCCAGTTCGATGTGCCCCATCCGCTTGCGGCGGACGCGGGAGTGGGTGACCTTGACGCCGCAGCGGTCGCAGATCATCCCCTTGTACTTCATGCCGCGGTACTTGCCGCAGGCGCACTCCCAGTCCTTCTCAGGCCCGAAGATCCGCTCGCAGAACAGACCGTCGCGCTCGGGGCGGTAGGTCCGGTAGTTGATCGTTTCCGGCTTCTTGACTTCGCCGAAGGACCAGCTGCGGATGTCATGCGGGCTGGCGAGGGTGATCTTCACCGCGCCGTAGTCGTTGACCCGATCGTAAACGCCTTCACCAGTGCTCATGCGAACCTCCTTTGGAGGAGTTTTCAGTGGTCGGTATTAGTCGTCAGTCAGGAAGGCCGGCGGACATCAGAGGAGTCTTCGTCACCCGTCAGCAGTTCTCAGCCAAGCCTTCTCTGGCTGAGAACCGATCACTGACAGCTGACAACTCGCTCAGACCTTGGCCTTCTCCAGCTGGAGATTGAGGCACAGGCCGCGGATTTCGTTCATGAGCACGTCGAAGCTGGCGGGGGTGCCCGCTTCCAGCGTGTTCTCTCCCTTGACCATCGACTCGTAAATCTTGGTCCGGCCTTCCACGTCGTCGCTCTTGACGGTGAGGAGCTCCTGGAGGATGTAGGCCGCCCCGTACGCTTCGAGGGCCCACACTTCCATCTCCCCGAACCGCTGACCGCCGAAGCGGGCCTTTCCGCCCAGCGGCTGCTGGGTGATGAGCGAGTAGGGTCCGGTCGCCCGGGCGTGCACCTTGTCGTCGACGAGGTGGTGCAGCTTGAGCATGTAGATGATCCCGACGGTCGTCTTCTGCTCGAACGTCGTTCCCGTCCGGCCGTCGTTCAGGCGGACCTTTCCGTCTTCCGGCAGCTCGGCTTCCTTGAGAGCCTCGGCCATGACTTCCGGGCTGCAGCCGTCGAACACCGGGCAGATACAGCGGTAGCCGATCTTCGAGGCGGCCCACCCCAGGTGGGTCTCGAGGATCTGACCGACGTTCATACGGCTCGGCACCCCCAGCGGGTTGAGGACGATGTCGACCGGCGTGCCGTCGTCGAGGTACGGCATGTCTTCGATCGGCAGGACCTTGGAGATGACCCCCTTGTTCCCGTGCCGTCCGGCCATCTTGTCCCCGACGGAGATCTGCCGCTTCGAGGAGACGTAGACCTTGACCATCTGCAGCACGCCGTTCGGGAGTTCGTCCCCGCGCTTCATGCTGTTGAGCTTGAGGTCCGCGTCGTCGATCGCGTCGTCGACAGTCGGCCACGACTCCTTGAAGAGCTTGCGGGCGTCGGCCTGCTTCTGCGGGCTGCGGACGTCCAGCGTCTCGAAGGCCGACGGGAACTTGCGGGCGTACTCGGAGAGGAACTTGTGGTCCGTCACCGAGCGGAGCTCGCGGCCGTCGTCGTCGGTCAGGTGCTTGCCAAGGACCTTGTCCATCTCGGAAACGAATGCCAGGAAGGCTTCGGCCACGGCCGTCTGGCCAACCTGCTCGACCTTCTTGACGTCCTGGTCGAACTTCTTGCGGTCCGCTTCCGACAGGCTCATCCGCCGCGAGAACTTCTCGGTGTGGATGACGATCCCTTCGACGCCCGACGGGACTTCGAGGGACTCGTTCTTCACGTCTTCCCCGGCCTTGCCGAAGATCGCCGCGAGGAGCTTTTCTTCCGGCGTCAGCTCGGTCTTGGCCTTCGGCGTGACCTTCCCGACGAGGATGTCGCCGGGGCGGACGCGCGTTCCGACGTGGACGATCCCGTTCTCATCGAGATGGCGGAGCGCCTTCTCGCTGACGTTCGGGATGTCGCGGGTGAACTCTTCCCGGCCGAGCTTCGTCTCGCGGATTTCGACGTCGAACTCGTCGATGTGGATCGACGTGTAGACGTCTTCCTTCACGAGCCGCTCGGACAGAATGATGGCGTCTTCGAAGTTGAACCCTTCCCACGACATGAAGGCGACGAGGACGTTCCGGCCGAGGGCCAGCACGCCGTTCCGGGTCGCGGCACTGTCGGCGAGGATCTCCCCCTTCTTGACCCGCTGGCCGACGGCGACGATCGGCTTCTGGTTGAGGCAGGTCCGCTCGTTGAGGCCGGTGTACTTGCGGAGCGGGTAGTTCTTCCCTTCGATCTCGACGCGGTCCGCGTCGACGTAGGTCACCTTGCCCGCCCGTTCGGCGCGGGGAACCATCCCGGAGTACTTCGGCAACTCGTCTTCGAGACCGGTGCCGACGATCGGCGGCTCGGTGACCAGGAGCGGCACCGCCTGCCGTTGCATGTTCGAACCCATCAGGGCCCGGTTGGCGTCGTCGTGCTCGAGGAATGGGATCAGACCGGCCGAGATCCCGACCATCTGGGCCGGGGCGACATCGATGTACTGAACCGCCTTCCCTTCCACCCAGTGCACGTCGTTCCGCCAGCGGGCGAGGACGCGTTCCTGGGCGATCTTGCCGTTCTCGACGACCGTATCGGCCGGAGCCACGATCACGTTCGCTTCTTCGTCCGCCCGCAGCCACTCGACGTCTTCGCCGATCTTGCCGCTCACCACCTTCCGGTACGGCGTGATCAGGAAGCCGTAGTCATCCACCTTGGAATAGATGCTGAGGCTCGAGATCAGGCCGATGTTCGTACCTTCGGGCGTCTCGATCGGGCAGATGCGGCCGTAGTGCGAGATGTGCACGTCGCGGACTTCGAAGCCCGCCCGCTTCCGGTTGAGACCGCCGGGACCGAGGGCCGACAGGCGCCGCTCGTGAGTGATCATCGAGAGCGGGTTCGTCTGGTCGACGACCTGGGACAGTTCGCTCCGACCGAAGAAGAACTCGATCGCCGCCGAGACGCTCTTCGGGTTGACGAGCGTCCGGGGGGTCATGTTCTCCATTTCCTTCATGCTCATCCGCTCCTGAACGGTGCGGCGGAGCTTCAGGAAACCCTTGCGGAGCTCTTCCGAGGCGAGCTCGTCGATCGTGCGGAGACGGCGGTTCCCCAGGTTGTCGATGTCGTCGACATGGGCCGTCTGGTCGTGGACCCGCAGCTTGACGAGGTACCGGATCGAGTTGATGAAGTCGAGCGGCTGGAGGGTCATCTCCTCGTCGGAGATGTCCTGGCCGAACTTGCGGTTGATGCGGAACCGGCCGACGCGGCCGAGCCGGTACCGGTTGACGTCGAAGAACTTCTCCTTGAAGAGCGCCATCGCCTTCTCGAGCTGCGGCGGGTTGCCGGGCCGCAGCCGCTGGTAGATCTTGAGCAGCGCCTCTTCGTGGCTGTTCGTCGAGTCTTCGATCACCGAGCTCAGGATCAGCGAGTCTTCCCCTTCGCCGATCAGATCGACCGCCTTGACGCCGGCTTCGATGATCTCCTGGGCATTCGACTTCGTGATGCGGTGGCCGACTTCCGTGATGATCTCACCGACCCGCTCGCCCGACGGATAGGCGATGTCGTCCGCGGCGAACTTGCCGACGAGCGAGTCGTCGCCCCCCGCCTTCACCTTGACGTGCTCGACCTTGTAGAACAGCTTCAGGAGGTCCGTGCTCGTCGAATACTCGGGGCTCATGGCCCGAAGCAGAGTCATCGCCGAGAACCGGCCGCTCTGGTCGATGCGGACGCCGAGCGTTTCCTTCTTGCTGACGGCAAGCTCGATCCAGCTTCCGCGCTCGGGAATGATGCGGCAGCTGTATCCCTTGCGGTCCGGCTCGTCGCTCTTGACGAAGTCGACGCCAGGCGAACGGTGAAGCTGGCTGACAACGACGCGCTCGGCACCGTTGATGATGAACTCGCCGCCGCCGAGCATGATCGGCATGTCGCCGAGGTACACTTCTTCCTCGATCGGCTGCTCCTTGACGAGCCGCAGCCAGACGCGGAACGGCCGGCCGTAGGTCAGGCGGAGCTGACGGCATTCCGTCGGGGTGTAGCGGGGTTTGCCGAGTTCGTAACGGATGTATTCGAGCCGGTGCAGGCCGTCATAGCTCTCGACCGGGAACACTTCCCGGAGAATCTCTTCGAGGCCCTGGTTCTTCCGCTGATCCGGACGCTTCTCGAACTGCAGAAACCGGGCGTAGGACTCGGTCTGGATCTGCGTCAGATCGGACAGGTCGAACTGCCCCTGGATCTGACCAAAGTGCCGAACTTCCGGCATCTTGAGAATGCGTTCGGAAGAGATTGCCATGCTGAATCCTCAAATCCCGTGAGTCGGGGGTTGTACGAGCGAAAGGCGAAACGAAACCGAAGGCCCGAGGGCTGTGCTGTCACAGAGCAGCGGCGGCCAGACAGCGAGGCGGCCGAAAACGCCACGCCGCCCTGAAGGGGAGGGGAACGGCTCGTGGCGATAAGAGAATGTGGTCCAGCCGAACAATGTGATCTTGCCGAATGCGGCGAGACCGGGCACCATCACCGGGCGACTTCAACCCTTTCAGGCGTGCGCGCAACGGCGGAACTCCTTGCAGCGGCGCGAGGCTTCTTCCTTCCACCACGCGCTCTCCCCCAATGTGTCGTTGACCTGCCGGACCGAAGCAGCTCCCCCGCTCGTCCCGACACCGTCCGTTTGCGACGACCATTCCTTCGCGGCCCGTCGGCCACTGCCGGAACAGTCGACGCCGATTTCCCGGCCCCTCAACGAAGACACGAGCGGCGCGGAAATCCACGCCCCTCGGCTGACTTCTGTGGAGAGACCTCTCCTGCGGGAAGGTCGGCAATCCGAATGATAGGCAGCAAATCCCCCTGCGCCAACTGACTGGCGAGAGATTTGCACTACGTCGCAGCCATCCATGCTGTCAAATGCGAAATCCCAACCCGGCCGAATTTGACGCGAGTTGGGATTGCTGAGAGTTTTCAGTCGTCAGCTTTCGGCTATCAGCAATTCGCAGCCGACCACCGAAAGCCATCAACCGACAACCGAAACTACTTGAGCTCGACCTTGGCGCCGGCCGCTTCGAGTTC of Planctomyces sp. SH-PL14 contains these proteins:
- the rpoC gene encoding DNA-directed RNA polymerase subunit beta', whose translation is MSTGEGVYDRVNDYGAVKITLASPHDIRSWSFGEVKKPETINYRTYRPERDGLFCERIFGPEKDWECACGKYRGMKYKGMICDRCGVKVTHSRVRRKRMGHIELAAPVVHIWFFKSMPSRLGALLNMKTTSLEKVIYFQDYVVTDPGDTPLRKTQMLTEEEYRQAKEKYGETAFTAEMGAEAVFKLLTTIQLNDESKKLRAELKATGSVQKQKDLIKRLKIIEAIRDSENRPEWMVLNCVPVIPPDLRPLVLLESGNFATSDLNDLYRRIINRNNRLKKLVDLNAPEVIVRNEKRMLQQSVDALFDNNRCKRPVLGSSNRPLKSLTDMIKGKQGRFRENLLGKRVDYSARSVIVVGPELFLHQCGLPKKIALELFQPFVIRRLKELGHADTIKSAKRMLERKDDEVWDILDEVIKNHPVLLNRAPTLHRIGIQAFEPILVEGNAIKLHPLVCRGFNADFDGDQMAVHLPLSIEAQVEATTLMMSTNNVFSPANGSPIISPSQDIVMGCYYCTVKREGQPGEGMTFGSPKEAIMAYQLGRVSRHAVIKLRLPKDKRVKGEGAQTYKPGTVVTTTVGRVLFNDILKPSMSYYNITLKSKDLQNVISDTYLELGRRATIELLDRMKRLGFEESTRSGLSFGVSDLVTAPDKAKLILAAEGEVLKKQKQFDRGIITGEERYNAVIEIWTHARESITNSMKTALEGDLREGGAYVNPIYLMAESGARGGMEQIRQLAGMRGLMAKPSGEIIETPIKSNFKEGLTVLEYFSSTHGARKGLADTALKTADSGYLTRKLADICQNMVVTTHDCGTTKGVTRGVLYRGEKVEVSLAQAIRGRVSRTNIVNPITDEVIVREGELITWDIARKIEAMGIERIQVRSPMTCEAELGICRLCYGMDLSTGAMVEEGLAAGIIAAQSIGEPGTQLTMRTFHFGGTAQKELEDKDLKAKKAGRAKFARIRSVVNTEGQSVVLARNGEIVIIDSKDRELEKYTIPAGAVLRVKEDDEVKVGQVLCEWDPHSVPILAEVGGKIRLEDLIEGRTIKTETDATGNARRVVIEHKGDLHPQIIVEDATGKILDFYHIPERAILEVTDGQQIAAGAALAKNPREATGTQDITGGLPRVTELFEARKPKEPAVVAEIDGEVEIMQEKKRGKRVIVVHGTNNHDVEHIVPHGKQMMVHTGDRVKAGDALVRGPLVPHDILRVSGEEAVQQYLLHEIQNVYRAQRVEIDDKHIELVVSQMLRKVRIDDVGDTDSLPGVVVDKFEFRRINRKIQEAVKVTDPGDTEFQPGEVVPIAVIEETNAAIEADGGKPAKTAKPRPAKGSTQLLGITKAAVQSESFISAASFQETTKVLTEAALAGKSDELVGLKENVILGHLIPAGTGFKTHQSAEVRIRPEAQMEAKAEKERVLAARRELLGEIDRLEPRGDVPSLKDLAPE
- the rpoB gene encoding DNA-directed RNA polymerase subunit beta translates to MAISSERILKMPEVRHFGQIQGQFDLSDLTQIQTESYARFLQFEKRPDQRKNQGLEEILREVFPVESYDGLHRLEYIRYELGKPRYTPTECRQLRLTYGRPFRVWLRLVKEQPIEEEVYLGDMPIMLGGGEFIINGAERVVVSQLHRSPGVDFVKSDEPDRKGYSCRIIPERGSWIELAVSKKETLGVRIDQSGRFSAMTLLRAMSPEYSTSTDLLKLFYKVEHVKVKAGGDDSLVGKFAADDIAYPSGERVGEIITEVGHRITKSNAQEIIEAGVKAVDLIGEGEDSLILSSVIEDSTNSHEEALLKIYQRLRPGNPPQLEKAMALFKEKFFDVNRYRLGRVGRFRINRKFGQDISDEEMTLQPLDFINSIRYLVKLRVHDQTAHVDDIDNLGNRRLRTIDELASEELRKGFLKLRRTVQERMSMKEMENMTPRTLVNPKSVSAAIEFFFGRSELSQVVDQTNPLSMITHERRLSALGPGGLNRKRAGFEVRDVHISHYGRICPIETPEGTNIGLISSLSIYSKVDDYGFLITPYRKVVSGKIGEDVEWLRADEEANVIVAPADTVVENGKIAQERVLARWRNDVHWVEGKAVQYIDVAPAQMVGISAGLIPFLEHDDANRALMGSNMQRQAVPLLVTEPPIVGTGLEDELPKYSGMVPRAERAGKVTYVDADRVEIEGKNYPLRKYTGLNERTCLNQKPIVAVGQRVKKGEILADSAATRNGVLALGRNVLVAFMSWEGFNFEDAIILSERLVKEDVYTSIHIDEFDVEIRETKLGREEFTRDIPNVSEKALRHLDENGIVHVGTRVRPGDILVGKVTPKAKTELTPEEKLLAAIFGKAGEDVKNESLEVPSGVEGIVIHTEKFSRRMSLSEADRKKFDQDVKKVEQVGQTAVAEAFLAFVSEMDKVLGKHLTDDDGRELRSVTDHKFLSEYARKFPSAFETLDVRSPQKQADARKLFKESWPTVDDAIDDADLKLNSMKRGDELPNGVLQMVKVYVSSKRQISVGDKMAGRHGNKGVISKVLPIEDMPYLDDGTPVDIVLNPLGVPSRMNVGQILETHLGWAASKIGYRCICPVFDGCSPEVMAEALKEAELPEDGKVRLNDGRTGTTFEQKTTVGIIYMLKLHHLVDDKVHARATGPYSLITQQPLGGKARFGGQRFGEMEVWALEAYGAAYILQELLTVKSDDVEGRTKIYESMVKGENTLEAGTPASFDVLMNEIRGLCLNLQLEKAKV